AACCCTTTGTGGTAACAGGGTATGAAAGAATAATTGGATACACATGCTAAAACTTAGACATAGGACTTGGTGATCTACCTCAAGggagttattacttattaggtGTATACAAGACCAAAACTTGCAGAGATAAATTTGTTTAGGGCTACAAGGCTTCCCTTGTAGCCAAAGCCAAATGTTTAACTTTGCAATTAGATATTGACTATGAGAAAATGTTTGTCTCTGTTGCTGATTTATCCTTTGTTCACACTCTTATTACAGTTGTCacttcttgtcattttgatattttctaGACGCATGTGAAGAAtgttagtttacaaaaattttatttgataaaataacCAAGAGTGGAGAACACTTTATAGAAAAACTGCAACAAGGTAAGCAAGTACAGGGCTCAATGGCTCAAACAAATACATAAAACTATTACAAACACGAATTAtaagaaattacaaattacGTATGAACCCGATTGATGACAAAGCGGTCAATTTTATTATGCAATAACATGCACCAACTGTGAGTGGCGTATGTAAGTTCACCTATTTGGAAGCATTACCAGCCCCAAAGCGATTTCGCAAATAGGCAATGAGTTTGTCTCTAGCAGGTAGATTTTCCTTAATGGCAGTGACGCACACAAACTCATTAGCCCAATTGCAAAGTTTGGGAAATTTCTCCCTTGTCAACAACTCTGCCCCCGAAGCTTCTTCAAAAACTCCAAGCCAGTAGCCTATGATGTTAGCAGCAATGTCTAGCAGTCCAACAGTCTCTCCACCAAAATACCTCTTTTCCTTGAgctcattttctagaaattgtAGAAGTTCAGATACTTCTTTCACAGCCTTCTCATGCTCTTTCTCTGCCTTCTCATGCTCGTACTCTTCACCCCAGCAAGCTTTAAATATTGCAGACAAgcactaaaaaaagaaatagagaaaattcaaaatctagtATGACTTGCAGTGTATTTCTCTAGGTTGACAAATTGTATCTCTAACGAGTGAGTATGCAAAAAACACAAATAGATAATTCGTTATAAATGGCTTATCATTAGATGTTTTTGGATATGTTATTAGAATAATggtcaaataattaaattaatcatTTCCTAACctctaaaatttttgaaataat
This genomic stretch from Castanea sativa cultivar Marrone di Chiusa Pesio chromosome 9, ASM4071231v1 harbors:
- the LOC142608596 gene encoding glutathione S-transferase U8-like codes for the protein MAEEVLVFGAWGSPFSRRVEMALKLKGIEYKYIEEDLTNKSPSLLKYNPVHKKIPVLVHNGKPVAESLVILEYIDETWKDHPILPKDPYERANARFWAKFIDEKCLSAIFKACWGEEYEHEKAEKEHEKAVKEVSELLQFLENELKEKRYFGGETVGLLDIAANIIGYWLGVFEEASGAELLTREKFPKLCNWANEFVCVTAIKENLPARDKLIAYLRNRFGAGNASK